From the genome of Deinococcus sp. JMULE3, one region includes:
- the rsmA gene encoding 16S rRNA (adenine(1518)-N(6)/adenine(1519)-N(6))-dimethyltransferase RsmA, which yields MPRDSRRPARTSDRRPSDRRGPDRRTSDRRPADHEERDLSAAPLYSPARVRDLLDRHGLKPTKSLGQNFLIDGNILRAIAEAGGAAPGVPVLEIGPGLGVLTREIASRGAQVTTLEKDERLRPVLAETLEGLDVQVVWGDALDFDYATLPAGTRVIANLPYYITGLLLSRFMRAPGIVSATVLVQKEVGQRLAARPGEENYGFLSAIAALYGSVQHVRDVPKGAFLPAPDVTSAVIRLDFDRTRPAPEQEFLSFVETALHHRRKTLRNNLRLTGMDGDAIDAALEAAGLRADVRAEDVSLGDLRDMAVKLGVIR from the coding sequence ATGCCCAGAGACTCCCGCAGACCCGCCCGCACCTCCGACCGCCGCCCGTCCGACCGGCGCGGCCCCGACCGCCGCACCTCCGACCGGCGCCCCGCCGACCACGAGGAACGGGACCTGAGCGCCGCGCCACTGTACTCCCCGGCGCGCGTGCGGGACCTGCTCGACCGGCACGGCCTGAAACCCACCAAGAGCCTCGGGCAGAACTTCCTGATCGACGGGAACATCCTGCGTGCCATCGCCGAGGCGGGCGGCGCCGCGCCCGGCGTGCCCGTGCTGGAGATCGGCCCGGGCCTGGGCGTCCTGACGCGCGAGATCGCGTCCCGGGGCGCGCAGGTCACGACGCTGGAAAAGGACGAGCGGCTGCGGCCCGTGCTGGCCGAGACGCTGGAGGGCCTGGACGTGCAGGTCGTGTGGGGCGACGCGCTGGACTTCGATTACGCCACGCTGCCCGCGGGCACGCGGGTGATCGCGAACCTGCCGTACTACATCACGGGCCTGCTGCTGTCGCGCTTCATGCGCGCGCCCGGGATCGTGTCCGCGACGGTGCTCGTGCAGAAGGAGGTCGGGCAGCGCCTCGCCGCGCGGCCCGGCGAGGAGAACTACGGGTTCCTGAGTGCCATCGCCGCGCTGTACGGCAGCGTGCAGCACGTCCGCGACGTCCCCAAGGGCGCTTTCCTGCCCGCGCCGGACGTGACGAGCGCCGTGATCCGCCTGGACTTCGACCGGACCCGCCCGGCGCCCGAGCAGGAATTCCTGTCGTTCGTGGAGACCGCGCTGCACCACCGCCGCAAGACGCTGCGCAACAACCTGCGCCTGACCGGCATGGACGGCGACGCGATCGACGCGGCGCTGGAGGCCGCCGGGCTGCGCGCGGACGTCCGCGCCGAGGACGTGTCCCTGGGTGACCTGCGTGACATGGCCGTCAAACTGGGCGTGATACGGTAA
- a CDS encoding tetratricopeptide repeat protein, producing MTADLTTDPQVVPDPAPATLGDLIRAGAWRRAAATASVLGESADLVDALQTLRVVQDEIRARRYPAARQQLAAYAAAADSLTHPLAAELRLYVHPADVMQALDALEAQRRADDPAALRGALAGALAQPMTRAEALNALGVLHAMLGDEAQAREALTAAREADPGHYRALTNLGNLDMEAGRFAQAEAIYREVLTLEPDYDGGHHNLGVAVRRQGRVAEGVRHIRHGQRLSMKRSREDTRAEAREQLSRTPGLKYLRFVLLAVAALVIFLVLRGAGS from the coding sequence GTGACCGCCGACCTGACCACCGACCCCCAGGTCGTCCCGGACCCCGCCCCGGCCACGCTGGGCGACCTGATCCGCGCCGGGGCGTGGCGCCGCGCCGCCGCGACCGCCAGCGTGCTGGGCGAGAGTGCCGACCTCGTCGACGCCCTGCAGACGCTGCGGGTCGTGCAGGACGAGATCCGCGCCCGCCGGTACCCCGCCGCGCGCCAGCAGCTGGCCGCGTACGCCGCGGCCGCCGACTCGCTGACGCACCCGCTGGCGGCCGAGCTGCGCCTGTACGTCCACCCGGCGGACGTCATGCAGGCGCTGGACGCGCTGGAGGCGCAGCGCCGCGCCGACGATCCGGCCGCGCTGCGTGGGGCACTGGCGGGCGCGCTGGCACAGCCCATGACCCGCGCCGAGGCGCTGAACGCGCTGGGTGTCCTGCACGCCATGCTGGGCGACGAGGCGCAGGCCCGCGAGGCCCTGACCGCCGCGCGCGAGGCCGACCCCGGCCACTACCGCGCCCTGACGAACCTGGGCAACCTGGACATGGAGGCCGGCCGCTTCGCGCAGGCGGAAGCCATCTACCGCGAGGTGCTCACCCTGGAACCCGACTACGACGGCGGGCACCACAACCTCGGGGTGGCGGTGCGCCGCCAGGGGCGCGTGGCGGAGGGCGTGCGGCACATCCGCCACGGGCAGCGGCTGTCCATGAAACGCTCCCGCGAGGACACCCGCGCCGAGGCCAGGGAACAGCTGAGCCGCACGCCGGGCCTGAAGTACCTGCGCTTCGTGCTGCTCGCGGTCGCCGCGCTGGTCATCTTCCTCGTGCTGCGCGGCGCCGGCAGCTGA
- a CDS encoding lycopene cyclase family protein, translating into MPAPTEPAHTEPAHTDALIVGAGPAALALAAELRARHHSVRIVAPHAPQAFPATYGAWLDDLPGWAQACAAHVWTDVRVYTGPQPTPLLRPYALLDNTRFLHALLDRAGPLAWTVGTVTHAAPDPDGWTVHTREGEVLRARFVVDAAGHAGSLRRPRHPGGAALQTAYGLTARFERPPSAPGGVVWMDYRAPHGPGDTPTFLYAMHLGGDTYFVEETSLIARPAPTRAALRARLHERLRAQGTPPGEILHEEWVAFPMNAAAPDPHGPLAFGAAGGMVHPISGFQVAGALHRAPHVADAASAALRAGRDPHAAAWAALWPPERRAAREVHLLGVQALLNLPPDQLAGFFRAFFALPPAAWHAFLDPDTPPGALARTMLRLFAALPGRTRLPLARAALATPGVSGRALRSAMNAPTASAHPHPAPARQAGGMSDDTRRENAVLNHEDLNQTDTIQSGMQGATGNADANGLDPDVDLGERVEELRENLRPLTEQK; encoded by the coding sequence ATGCCCGCCCCCACCGAGCCCGCGCACACCGAGCCCGCGCACACCGACGCCCTGATCGTCGGCGCGGGGCCCGCCGCGCTGGCCCTGGCGGCCGAACTGCGCGCCCGGCACCACAGCGTCCGGATCGTGGCGCCGCACGCGCCGCAGGCCTTCCCCGCCACGTACGGCGCGTGGCTGGACGACCTGCCCGGCTGGGCGCAGGCCTGCGCCGCGCACGTCTGGACCGACGTGCGGGTATACACCGGCCCGCAGCCCACGCCGCTGCTGCGCCCCTACGCGCTGCTGGACAACACCCGGTTCCTGCACGCGCTGCTGGACCGAGCCGGACCCCTGGCCTGGACCGTGGGAACCGTCACGCACGCCGCGCCCGACCCGGACGGCTGGACCGTGCACACCCGCGAAGGGGAAGTGCTGAGGGCCCGCTTCGTGGTGGACGCCGCCGGGCACGCGGGCAGCCTGCGCCGACCCCGCCATCCCGGCGGCGCGGCCCTGCAGACCGCGTACGGCCTCACCGCCCGCTTCGAGCGGCCCCCCAGTGCGCCCGGCGGGGTGGTCTGGATGGACTACCGCGCCCCGCACGGTCCGGGCGACACCCCCACCTTCCTGTACGCCATGCACCTGGGCGGCGACACGTACTTCGTGGAGGAAACCAGCCTGATCGCCCGCCCCGCCCCCACCCGCGCGGCCCTGCGCGCGCGGCTGCACGAGCGCCTGCGCGCGCAGGGCACCCCGCCCGGCGAGATCCTGCATGAGGAATGGGTGGCGTTCCCCATGAACGCCGCCGCCCCCGACCCGCACGGTCCGCTGGCCTTCGGGGCCGCTGGGGGCATGGTCCACCCCATCAGTGGGTTTCAGGTGGCGGGCGCCCTGCACCGCGCCCCGCATGTCGCCGACGCGGCCTCAGCCGCCCTGCGCGCCGGACGCGACCCGCACGCGGCGGCCTGGGCGGCCCTGTGGCCCCCGGAGCGCCGCGCCGCACGCGAGGTTCACCTGCTGGGCGTGCAGGCCCTGCTGAACCTGCCCCCGGACCAGCTGGCCGGGTTCTTCCGGGCGTTCTTCGCGCTGCCGCCCGCCGCGTGGCACGCGTTCCTCGACCCGGACACGCCGCCCGGCGCACTGGCCCGCACGATGCTGCGCCTGTTCGCAGCGCTGCCAGGGCGCACCCGGCTGCCGCTGGCCCGCGCGGCCCTCGCCACGCCGGGGGTCAGCGGACGCGCGCTGCGCTCGGCCATGAACGCCCCTACAGCCTCCGCCCATCCGCACCCGGCCCCGGCGCGGCAGGCTGGAGGAATGAGCGACGATACGCGCAGAGAGAACGCCGTCCTGAACCACGAGGACCTGAACCAGACCGACACCATCCAGAGCGGCATGCAGGGCGCCACCGGGAACGCCGACGCGAACGGCCTCGACCCCGACGTGGACCTGGGCGAACGGGTCGAGGAACTGCGCGAGAACCTCCGCCCGCTGACCGAACAGAAGTAA
- a CDS encoding glycerol-3-phosphate acyltransferase, translated as MLFLSALLLLVAFLTGSAPLGHAVLTRAGVNVRVNNPHNLGVENVLHRVGPQLAALTALLDAAKGFLAVLMAASLGQPEVTVMAALAAYLGHLNPPRFLFGDTPPRGRGNLVLLGVLAGLAVTGALPLWVCALPVLVYAAAAGFSGFVSGATLAGLLTFTLAVATLPLGPAAKLAALALLVAATWRFKENIGRMIDGTEPRLGEAVPLAGRRSDEVVAAFMIHPMTLENFWSARRFAWLRPLVEKGVVSERSVRQMADSLRPMKIGELRGIRTSDGKSIRCYLLSSPLLPDVFRDNPDLATRRAIEGARLAQELGAEVFGLGAFWSVVGNKGVDVQAAVPDLTITNGGAYTSGTIKAAIPGILEHFAAEGRDLKQATAAVVGANGVVAFGIARTIAPQVAKLIMIGRDAERLERTAGTLRRAAKDTEIIATTSYDTLKDADLIFTATSDPNPVIFPQHVKPGTWIFDEGRPADVDESVQAIPGVRVIPGGVVRPPGGMTSNIDLQFGEGQVPACLAETLIIAATGEHHRKSLGQQTLTENINFFVEQAEKLGFQVVD; from the coding sequence ATGCTGTTTCTCTCGGCCCTGCTGCTGCTCGTCGCGTTCCTGACGGGCAGCGCGCCCCTCGGACACGCCGTCCTGACCCGCGCCGGCGTGAACGTCCGCGTCAACAATCCCCACAACCTGGGCGTGGAGAACGTCCTGCACCGCGTCGGCCCGCAACTGGCCGCCCTGACCGCGCTGCTCGACGCCGCCAAGGGCTTCCTGGCGGTCCTGATGGCCGCCAGCCTGGGCCAGCCCGAGGTGACCGTCATGGCCGCGCTCGCCGCGTACCTGGGTCACCTGAACCCCCCTCGCTTCCTGTTCGGGGACACCCCGCCGCGCGGGCGGGGCAACCTCGTGCTGCTCGGCGTCCTGGCCGGACTGGCCGTCACCGGGGCGCTGCCGCTGTGGGTGTGCGCGCTGCCCGTCCTGGTGTACGCCGCCGCCGCCGGATTCTCCGGCTTCGTGAGCGGCGCGACCCTGGCGGGCCTGCTGACCTTCACGCTGGCCGTGGCGACCCTGCCGCTGGGTCCGGCGGCGAAACTGGCCGCGCTGGCCCTGCTCGTCGCGGCGACGTGGCGGTTCAAGGAGAACATCGGCCGGATGATCGACGGAACCGAACCCCGCCTGGGCGAGGCCGTCCCCCTGGCGGGCCGCCGCAGTGACGAGGTCGTCGCCGCGTTCATGATTCACCCCATGACCCTGGAGAACTTCTGGAGTGCGCGCCGCTTCGCGTGGCTGCGGCCCCTGGTCGAGAAGGGCGTCGTCAGTGAACGCAGCGTCCGGCAGATGGCCGACAGCCTGCGCCCCATGAAGATCGGGGAACTGCGCGGCATCCGCACGAGTGACGGCAAGAGCATCCGCTGCTACCTGCTGTCCAGCCCACTGCTGCCCGACGTGTTCCGCGACAACCCGGACCTCGCCACCCGCCGCGCCATCGAGGGCGCGCGGCTCGCGCAGGAACTCGGCGCGGAAGTCTTCGGCCTGGGCGCGTTCTGGAGTGTCGTGGGCAACAAGGGCGTCGACGTGCAGGCCGCCGTGCCGGACCTGACCATCACGAACGGCGGGGCGTACACCTCCGGCACCATCAAGGCCGCCATCCCCGGCATTCTCGAACACTTCGCCGCCGAGGGCCGCGACCTGAAGCAGGCGACCGCCGCCGTCGTCGGCGCCAACGGCGTCGTCGCGTTCGGCATCGCCCGGACCATCGCGCCGCAGGTCGCGAAACTGATCATGATCGGCCGCGACGCCGAACGGCTCGAACGCACGGCGGGCACCCTGCGCCGCGCCGCGAAAGACACCGAGATCATCGCCACGACCAGCTACGACACCCTGAAGGACGCCGACCTGATCTTCACGGCCACCAGCGACCCGAACCCCGTGATCTTCCCGCAGCACGTCAAACCCGGCACGTGGATCTTCGACGAGGGCCGCCCCGCCGACGTCGACGAGAGCGTCCAGGCCATCCCCGGCGTGCGCGTCATCCCCGGCGGCGTCGTGCGCCCCCCGGGCGGCATGACCAGCAACATCGACCTGCAGTTCGGCGAGGGACAGGTACCCGCCTGCCTCGCCGAGACGCTGATCATCGCCGCGACCGGCGAGCACCACCGCAAGAGCCTCGGCCAGCAGACCCTCACGGAGAACATCAACTTCTTCGTCGAACAGGCCGAGAAACTCGGCTTCCAGGTCGTGGACTGA
- a CDS encoding NAD(P)H-hydrate dehydratase: MTGAVLTPDGVRAIDARLERAGLLDPAMEIAGQAVARAVQERWPSGRVVLLAGGGANGGDALVAARHLLAAGREVTVLARPSTHPLTRLNRRRLRAVGGEVRPLTPAALGRAARDAAVLVDGLLGTGFRPPLRGDLARVIGALNAARDRGPDVLAIDLPSGLDATRADLPGEAVRADVTVTFIGPKPAQLFGDAAAHGGTLTVAPLPVPTAWVQDAQVAARPDDAGLGALLPVRTAAAHKGTAGRVWIVGGHPGTLGAPALAGLGALRAGAGLVTVHSAADVPLVTPELMAQRHADLHAFLTANDVRPDAVAIGMGLGPDASALAREVLRWQVPTVLDADALQPELAGHGHGACIWTPHPGEAARLLGVPTSEVTRDPLAAARALQERLGGVVVLKGGPSVVARAGELSVSRGGHPGMASAGMGDTLGGLLAALLGQGLDPWDAARTGVRLHARAGEIAADTFGYGLGASDVAHALGRAWADLRGAPLTGVSAGV, encoded by the coding sequence ATGACCGGTGCGGTCCTCACCCCGGACGGTGTACGCGCCATCGACGCGCGCCTGGAACGCGCGGGCCTGCTCGACCCGGCCATGGAGATCGCCGGTCAGGCCGTCGCGCGGGCCGTGCAGGAACGCTGGCCGTCCGGGCGGGTCGTGCTGCTGGCGGGCGGCGGCGCGAACGGGGGGGACGCGCTGGTCGCCGCGCGGCACCTGCTCGCCGCGGGGCGGGAGGTGACGGTCCTGGCTCGACCGTCCACGCATCCCCTGACCCGCCTGAACCGCCGCCGTCTGCGCGCCGTGGGCGGCGAGGTCCGGCCCCTGACCCCGGCCGCGCTGGGCCGCGCCGCGCGGGACGCCGCCGTGCTCGTGGACGGCCTGCTCGGCACCGGGTTCCGCCCCCCCCTGCGGGGCGACCTGGCTCGCGTGATCGGCGCGCTGAACGCCGCCCGTGACCGCGGCCCGGACGTGCTCGCCATCGACCTGCCCAGCGGTCTGGACGCCACGCGCGCCGACCTGCCCGGCGAGGCGGTGCGCGCCGACGTGACCGTCACGTTCATCGGTCCGAAACCCGCCCAGCTGTTCGGGGATGCCGCCGCGCACGGCGGGACGCTGACCGTCGCGCCCCTCCCGGTGCCCACCGCGTGGGTTCAGGACGCGCAGGTCGCCGCCCGCCCGGACGACGCTGGCCTGGGCGCGCTGCTGCCGGTCCGGACCGCCGCCGCGCACAAGGGCACCGCCGGGCGCGTCTGGATCGTCGGCGGTCACCCCGGCACCCTGGGCGCCCCGGCCCTGGCCGGACTGGGCGCGCTGCGCGCCGGGGCGGGACTCGTCACGGTCCACTCGGCGGCGGACGTGCCGCTCGTCACGCCGGAACTGATGGCGCAACGCCACGCCGACCTGCACGCCTTCCTCACGGCGAATGACGTGCGCCCGGACGCCGTCGCTATCGGCATGGGCCTTGGCCCGGACGCCTCTGCGCTGGCGCGCGAGGTGCTGCGCTGGCAGGTGCCCACCGTCCTCGACGCCGACGCCCTCCAGCCTGAACTGGCAGGACACGGGCACGGCGCGTGCATCTGGACCCCTCACCCCGGCGAGGCCGCCCGGCTCCTGGGTGTCCCCACCTCCGAGGTCACCCGCGACCCGCTGGCTGCCGCCCGCGCCCTGCAGGAGCGGCTGGGCGGCGTGGTCGTGCTCAAGGGCGGCCCCAGCGTCGTCGCGCGCGCAGGCGAACTGAGCGTCTCACGCGGCGGGCATCCGGGCATGGCGAGCGCGGGCATGGGCGACACCCTCGGCGGCCTCCTGGCGGCGCTGCTCGGTCAGGGACTGGACCCCTGGGACGCCGCGCGGACCGGGGTGCGCCTGCACGCCCGCGCCGGGGAGATCGCCGCCGACACGTTCGGGTACGGCCTGGGCGCCAGCGACGTCGCGCACGCCCTGGGCCGCGCCTGGGCCGACCTGCGCGGGGCGCCCCTGACGGGTGTATCGGCAGGTGTATGA
- the sdaAB gene encoding L-serine ammonia-lyase, iron-sulfur-dependent subunit beta, translating to MSLLDMIGPVMIGPSSSHTAGACRLGLVAHHLLGEPPRAARIGLHASFAKTGRGHGTHLALIAGLLGMRPDDQRLPAAFEEAQAQGLTFEFHDADLGDVHPNTALIEVSGDTQRVTVQGSSTGGGVILVTHVQGLGVNFSGASPTLILRYTDAVGMIARIATTIAADGVNIATLTCTRQTRGGQALLAVELDQPLSPEAQAFLARWADVNWLRMLPKLMDG from the coding sequence ATGTCCCTCCTCGACATGATCGGGCCCGTCATGATCGGCCCCAGCAGCAGCCACACCGCCGGGGCCTGCCGCCTGGGTCTGGTCGCGCACCACCTGCTCGGCGAACCGCCCCGCGCGGCCCGCATCGGCCTGCACGCCTCGTTCGCCAAGACCGGGCGCGGGCACGGCACGCACCTGGCGCTGATCGCGGGGTTGCTGGGCATGCGGCCCGACGACCAGCGCCTGCCCGCCGCGTTCGAGGAAGCGCAGGCGCAGGGCCTGACCTTCGAGTTCCACGACGCGGACCTGGGCGACGTGCACCCCAACACCGCGCTGATCGAGGTGAGCGGCGACACGCAGCGGGTCACGGTGCAGGGCAGCAGCACGGGCGGCGGCGTGATCCTCGTCACGCACGTGCAGGGCCTGGGCGTGAACTTCAGCGGCGCGAGCCCCACCCTGATCCTGCGCTACACCGACGCGGTCGGCATGATCGCCCGCATCGCCACGACCATCGCAGCGGACGGCGTGAACATCGCCACGCTGACCTGCACCCGCCAGACGCGCGGGGGTCAGGCGCTGCTGGCCGTGGAACTCGACCAGCCCCTGAGCCCCGAGGCGCAGGCGTTCCTGGCCCGCTGGGCCGACGTGAACTGGCTGCGGATGCTGCCGAAACTCATGGACGGCTGA
- a CDS encoding DUF4388 domain-containing protein, producing MTASMQGLLSDVPLMGVLELIHTTRQTGVLDVQSDVPFTVAFMQGEVISGGILDWMGAEAIHASPILAESGTFRFEPRSVTGTPLAPYGHFSTDWARISDEWDQVCAVIGSPSQVFQGRVPLFDEPGGRSIRAVARDVEIPLFDVAQTVVQAVRDGKLTPTGRFEWSRLKLQPAGQRAALHPVARLLDGDRTLADAVESGTSVTDVREYLLGELRLGLRFSGSGWVMRDLVWEHRHLPAS from the coding sequence GTGACCGCATCCATGCAAGGCCTGCTCAGCGATGTGCCCCTGATGGGCGTCCTGGAACTCATCCACACCACCCGCCAGACGGGTGTGCTCGACGTCCAGTCCGACGTTCCCTTCACCGTCGCCTTCATGCAGGGCGAGGTGATCTCCGGCGGCATCCTCGACTGGATGGGTGCCGAGGCGATCCACGCCAGCCCGATCCTCGCGGAATCCGGCACCTTCCGCTTCGAGCCGCGCAGCGTGACCGGCACGCCCCTGGCCCCCTACGGGCACTTCTCGACCGACTGGGCGCGCATCAGCGACGAGTGGGACCAGGTGTGCGCCGTGATCGGCAGCCCCAGTCAGGTGTTCCAGGGGCGCGTGCCGCTGTTCGACGAGCCCGGCGGCCGCTCCATCCGCGCGGTGGCCCGCGACGTCGAGATCCCGCTGTTCGACGTCGCCCAGACGGTCGTGCAGGCCGTCCGCGACGGCAAACTGACCCCCACCGGACGCTTCGAGTGGTCCCGCCTGAAACTCCAGCCCGCCGGGCAGCGGGCGGCCCTGCACCCGGTCGCGCGCCTGCTCGACGGGGACCGCACGCTGGCCGACGCCGTCGAGTCCGGCACCAGCGTCACCGACGTCCGCGAGTACCTGCTGGGCGAACTGCGCCTGGGCCTGCGCTTCTCCGGCAGCGGCTGGGTCATGCGGGACCTCGTGTGGGAGCACCGCCACCTGCCGGCATCCTGA
- a CDS encoding bifunctional oligoribonuclease/PAP phosphatase NrnA has translation MTDLSPTSDLAAVARALLDHSGPIVVLSHENPDGDALGSVLGLTRALRSLGREVIAPMQVPRFLAFMPRPGELTEGRLTEWPAGALAAVLDVDNNDHVRVGGADLSVFSGPVVNVDHHGTNARRADALAVDPSQPAAAVMVADLIDLLGAGWTEEIATPLMLGLVTDTGSFRFDSVTPGAFRTAARLREAGARLGWISDQLGQNPRTYYTLLREVLGSLEFLHGGRVVLARVDEAMLARAGAAWEDVESYVGMLRNAEGSQLAVMVKDFGERVKLSLRSRAGVSAQNIAVTLGGGGHVPAAGASLNQPWPEVFPQLDAAITAELARVDANR, from the coding sequence ATGACGGACCTCTCCCCCACCTCCGACCTCGCGGCGGTCGCCCGCGCCCTACTGGACCACTCCGGACCGATCGTGGTCCTCTCGCACGAGAATCCGGACGGGGACGCGCTGGGCAGCGTGCTCGGCCTGACGCGCGCCCTGCGCAGCCTGGGCCGCGAGGTGATCGCGCCCATGCAGGTCCCGCGCTTCCTGGCGTTCATGCCCCGCCCCGGCGAACTGACCGAGGGGCGCCTGACCGAGTGGCCTGCCGGGGCGCTGGCGGCCGTGCTGGACGTGGACAACAACGATCACGTCCGGGTGGGCGGCGCGGACCTGAGCGTGTTCAGCGGTCCGGTCGTGAACGTCGACCACCATGGCACGAACGCCCGCCGCGCCGACGCACTGGCCGTGGACCCCTCGCAACCGGCGGCGGCCGTGATGGTCGCGGACCTGATCGACCTGCTGGGCGCCGGGTGGACCGAGGAGATCGCCACGCCGCTGATGCTGGGCCTCGTGACGGACACCGGGTCGTTCCGGTTCGATTCGGTCACGCCCGGCGCGTTCCGGACCGCCGCGCGGCTGCGCGAGGCGGGCGCCCGCCTGGGCTGGATCAGTGACCAGCTGGGCCAGAATCCCCGCACGTACTACACGCTGCTGCGCGAGGTGCTGGGCAGCCTGGAATTCCTGCACGGCGGGCGCGTGGTCCTCGCCCGGGTGGACGAGGCGATGCTGGCGCGCGCCGGGGCCGCCTGGGAGGACGTCGAGAGTTACGTCGGGATGCTCCGCAACGCCGAGGGGTCGCAGCTGGCCGTGATGGTCAAGGACTTCGGGGAGCGCGTGAAGCTGTCCCTGCGCTCCCGCGCGGGCGTCAGCGCGCAGAACATCGCCGTGACGCTCGGCGGCGGCGGGCACGTCCCGGCCGCCGGGGCCAGTCTGAACCAGCCCTGGCCGGAAGTGTTCCCGCAGCTGGACGCGGCGATCACGGCGGAACTCGCGCGGGTGGACGCCAACCGCTGA
- a CDS encoding carbohydrate kinase family protein, with amino-acid sequence MKFYIIGDVTVDHLYHLERLPEPGEEVTPQQASMKPGGAGGTMSVTLARLGHTVTLAARVGDDPFAEYALSRVRESGVSEAAIQRDATLITSTITVMQTRDGERAMISDGAANRQLDPAGFRKKDVEGADALIINAYALTEGPQREYSLAAIEAARGATTPVPVFIDLGTGAVNKAGTTLLDDVVGADYLMLNQHELQALTGTSSISAALAQLGKAGARRVVVKVGKMGSITWTPDDTELVDAYRPAGKVVDSTGAGDTFTAVFAHAILAGAGIGGAARAANAAGALAATGFGAQERPITHEDLSAIVPELAAAAPAPAPAPAKTTRSRKTPAS; translated from the coding sequence GTGAAGTTCTACATCATCGGTGACGTGACCGTCGATCACCTCTACCACCTCGAACGCCTGCCGGAACCCGGCGAGGAAGTCACGCCGCAGCAGGCCAGCATGAAGCCCGGCGGGGCCGGCGGCACCATGAGCGTCACCCTGGCCCGCCTGGGGCACACCGTGACCCTCGCCGCGCGCGTCGGCGACGATCCGTTCGCGGAGTACGCCCTGAGCCGCGTGCGCGAGAGCGGCGTCAGCGAGGCCGCCATCCAGCGCGACGCCACGCTCATCACCAGCACCATCACGGTCATGCAGACCCGCGACGGCGAACGCGCCATGATCAGCGACGGGGCCGCCAACCGCCAGCTGGACCCCGCCGGGTTCAGGAAGAAGGACGTCGAGGGCGCCGACGCGCTGATCATCAACGCGTACGCCCTGACCGAGGGACCGCAGCGCGAGTACAGCCTCGCGGCCATCGAGGCGGCGCGCGGCGCGACGACCCCGGTCCCGGTGTTCATCGACCTGGGGACCGGCGCGGTGAACAAGGCGGGCACCACCCTGCTGGACGACGTGGTCGGCGCGGACTACCTGATGCTCAATCAGCACGAACTGCAGGCCCTGACCGGCACCAGTTCGATCAGCGCGGCGCTGGCGCAGCTGGGCAAGGCCGGCGCGCGGCGGGTCGTGGTGAAGGTCGGCAAGATGGGCTCGATCACCTGGACGCCCGACGACACCGAACTCGTGGACGCCTACCGGCCCGCCGGGAAGGTCGTGGATTCCACCGGCGCCGGGGACACCTTCACGGCCGTGTTCGCGCACGCGATCCTGGCCGGGGCGGGGATCGGCGGGGCGGCGCGCGCCGCGAACGCCGCCGGGGCGCTGGCCGCGACCGGCTTCGGCGCGCAGGAACGCCCGATCACGCACGAGGACCTCTCGGCGATCGTGCCGGAACTCGCCGCGGCGGCGCCCGCGCCCGCCCCGGCGCCCGCCAAGACCACCCGCAGCCGCAAGACGCCCGCCAGCTGA